A part of Desulfobulbaceae bacterium DB1 genomic DNA contains:
- a CDS encoding P-II family nitrogen regulator, producing the protein MKEVIAVVRINMMNQTKQALTDAGIDAFFAHEAHGRGKGFVNPAILEGTRQGYEEAASLLGEKGKLYAKRMVAVVVKDDLVDEVVQAIITTNQTGKPGDGKIFVLPMADAVRVRTGETGGKAIA; encoded by the coding sequence ATGAAGGAAGTTATCGCAGTCGTGCGCATCAACATGATGAACCAAACAAAACAGGCCCTGACCGATGCCGGCATCGATGCTTTTTTTGCCCATGAGGCACATGGCCGCGGCAAGGGCTTTGTCAACCCGGCCATTCTCGAAGGCACCCGACAGGGTTACGAAGAAGCGGCCTCCCTGCTCGGCGAAAAAGGCAAACTCTACGCCAAACGGATGGTCGCGGTGGTGGTCAAGGATGACCTTGTCGATGAGGTGGTCCAGGCGATCATCACCACCAACCAAACCGGCAAACCGGGCGACGGAAAGATCTTCGTCCTGCCCATGGCCGATGCCGTTCGCGTCCGAACCGGCGAAACCGGCGGCAAAGCCATCGCCTGA
- a CDS encoding ferredoxin, which yields MAIPERQILVCQSFRVAGDKKGICHKQTDGFLQYLEEEILDRGLDCLVTATTCLKQCESGPIMVVQPENWWFKGVDSHEAIDTILDGLEDGEPAAEHLIA from the coding sequence ATGGCCATACCGGAACGACAAATACTTGTCTGCCAGAGCTTTCGCGTGGCGGGCGACAAAAAAGGGATCTGCCACAAGCAGACCGACGGCTTCCTGCAGTACCTGGAAGAGGAGATTCTCGACCGCGGGCTCGATTGCCTTGTTACCGCGACCACCTGCCTCAAACAATGTGAAAGCGGACCCATCATGGTGGTGCAGCCGGAGAACTGGTGGTTCAAGGGTGTGGACAGCCACGAGGCGATTGACACCATCCTTGACGGCCTGGAGGATGGCGAACCGGCAGCCGAACACCTCATTGCCTGA
- a CDS encoding glutamate synthase codes for MCRLALKTASIPFSPFNVLRAMEAMQEGYDGSGLGLLLRGVNFADYSYRNGDPILSGIAHSKEALDRLNDVMREKGFSKIYDHDFKTDPTRLEVKDRYKYFVRVYRMPKQWEGYDRDRIERELTLTRLLLRRLGEENNGDLSVFSVWPDVIMLKEIGWPLDVGRALGLDDNRIEARMIMAQGRQNTNWGINLHACHPFFLQGIATMTNGENTAFVTNRDWLLGRDFPGYCGYQSDSEVFAHTLHYVTKKLGLPLAVYKHIITPLSSAELDRHPQADFLIGLRHACRNLVIDGPNCTIASLPDESCLMVMDQKKLRPGTIGGRPGEWAMASEMCGVAAMVPDRDPALDFQPMRQDTVVVGPDRQRYEVWSQSDPLLLLEAAV; via the coding sequence ATGTGTCGCCTTGCTTTAAAAACAGCATCTATTCCCTTTTCGCCCTTCAATGTTCTGCGGGCCATGGAGGCCATGCAGGAAGGCTATGACGGCAGCGGCCTGGGGCTGCTGCTGCGTGGGGTCAACTTTGCCGATTACAGTTATCGCAACGGCGATCCGATTTTGTCCGGAATCGCCCACAGCAAAGAAGCCTTGGATCGTCTGAACGACGTCATGCGGGAAAAGGGCTTTTCCAAGATCTATGATCATGATTTCAAGACCGATCCGACCCGGCTGGAGGTAAAGGACCGCTACAAATACTTTGTCCGGGTCTACCGGATGCCGAAACAATGGGAGGGTTACGACCGGGACCGCATCGAACGGGAGCTGACGCTGACCCGCCTGCTGCTGCGCCGGCTCGGCGAGGAGAACAATGGGGACCTCTCTGTTTTTTCCGTTTGGCCGGATGTCATCATGCTCAAGGAGATCGGCTGGCCCCTGGACGTGGGCCGGGCCCTGGGGCTTGACGACAACCGGATAGAGGCCAGGATGATCATGGCCCAGGGCCGGCAGAACACCAACTGGGGTATCAATCTGCATGCCTGCCATCCCTTTTTCCTGCAAGGGATCGCCACCATGACCAACGGCGAGAATACCGCGTTCGTCACCAACCGCGACTGGCTGCTCGGCCGGGATTTTCCCGGTTACTGCGGCTATCAGAGCGACAGTGAGGTGTTTGCCCATACCCTCCATTATGTCACCAAAAAGCTCGGACTGCCCCTGGCCGTCTACAAGCATATCATCACCCCGCTTTCTTCGGCCGAGCTTGACCGTCATCCCCAGGCGGATTTTCTCATCGGACTGCGTCATGCCTGCCGCAACCTGGTTATCGACGGCCCCAACTGCACCATTGCCAGCCTGCCGGATGAAAGTTGTCTGATGGTCATGGATCAGAAAAAGCTGCGGCCCGGGACAATCGGCGGCAGGCCCGGCGAGTGGGCCATGGCGTCGGAGATGTGCGGGGTGGCCGCCATGGTCCCGGATCGGGACCCGGCCCTTGATTTTCAACCCATGCGTCAGGACACGGTGGTTGTCGGACCGGACAGGCAGCGCTACGAGGTGTGGTCCCAGTCCGATCCCCTGTTGCTGCTGGAGGCCGCGGTGTGA
- a CDS encoding bacteriocin, with translation MSKKNAESFLIAGGENHGIRAKYDAIKTKEDFVAAANGDGYDFTLGEFDEVLRESGDSFDLIGNPAKRQIWWV, from the coding sequence ATGTCCAAAAAAAACGCGGAATCATTTCTTATTGCCGGGGGCGAAAACCATGGGATCCGGGCCAAATATGATGCCATCAAAACCAAGGAGGATTTCGTCGCAGCCGCCAATGGTGACGGCTATGACTTCACCCTTGGCGAATTCGACGAGGTGCTCAGGGAATCGGGCGATTCCTTCGACCTCATCGGCAACCCGGCCAAGCGCCAGATCTGGTGGGTGTAA
- a CDS encoding GNAT family N-acetyltransferase has translation MTREMIRPARPADIAPMIDLLRLLFSIEEDFTFDPDRQRRGLEMMLGHDGAVILVAEAERRVIGMCSGQLTISTAEGGPALLIEDVVVDKPWQGRGIGRALMAALEQWARARKVMRLQLLADRNNKTGQEFYKALGWQDTSLICLRRRLPDEPGVY, from the coding sequence ATGACACGGGAAATGATACGTCCGGCCCGACCGGCGGACATCGCGCCCATGATCGATCTCCTGCGCCTCCTCTTTAGCATTGAGGAGGATTTCACCTTTGACCCCGACCGGCAGAGAAGAGGCCTGGAGATGATGCTTGGCCATGACGGTGCTGTTATCCTGGTTGCCGAAGCGGAAAGACGGGTAATCGGCATGTGTTCCGGTCAGCTCACCATATCCACGGCCGAGGGAGGACCTGCTCTCTTGATTGAAGATGTGGTGGTGGACAAACCGTGGCAGGGCCGGGGCATCGGACGCGCCTTGATGGCAGCTCTCGAGCAATGGGCTCGCGCCAGAAAGGTGATGCGCCTCCAGCTTCTGGCGGATCGGAATAACAAGACGGGACAGGAATTTTACAAAGCTCTCGGCTGGCAGGACACATCTCTCATCTGCCTGCGCAGAAGGCTGCCGGATGAGCCGGGAGTATACTGA
- a CDS encoding nif-specific transcriptional activator NifA, whose amino-acid sequence MTVTNSVFSSDNSSLLALELQALAEICQLIGSAVHLDTTLGKILRILHDILRMERATLMLLDSSGTKLSIRASYGLTVEEERRGVYNLDEGVSGQIFQTASPFVVPDIQSEPLFLNRTQSRSKISKERISFLGVPVILAGKTVGVLSVDRLFGMDVSFEEDIRFLSMLATLIGQFLSLNRAIIRKEAVLVEENKSLKAELHGRYNRHYIIGQSKPMQGLFWSIEKVAPSRATVLLLGESGTGKELVARALHQASPRKDKVFIKVNCAALPENLLESELLGHEKGAFTGAVSSKPGRFELADGGTLFLDEIGELPLALQAKLLRVLQESQFERLGGTRTLTVDVRLIAATNVRLEDAVEAGRFRNDLYYRLNVVPLTLPPLRQRREDIPLLLDHFLRSSNKRNEKGVKLTREFLDFLTDYDWPGNVRELQNLVERLVILNDSGWLEIADLPDSLFTNQKIVPVVNSPATRPVSCPPSASGGRALKDIERAEIEAALQRHGWVQARAARELGLTQRQMGYRMKKLGLEKPHPW is encoded by the coding sequence ATGACAGTAACAAATTCGGTTTTCTCTTCTGATAATTCCAGTTTGCTGGCCTTGGAGCTGCAGGCGCTTGCCGAGATCTGTCAACTGATCGGCTCGGCCGTGCATCTGGACACCACCCTGGGGAAAATACTGCGCATCCTGCATGACATTTTGCGCATGGAGCGCGCCACCCTGATGCTGCTCGACAGCAGCGGCACAAAGCTGTCCATTCGCGCCTCCTACGGCTTGACTGTCGAGGAGGAAAGGCGGGGCGTCTATAATCTCGACGAGGGGGTCAGCGGCCAGATTTTCCAAACCGCTTCGCCTTTCGTGGTGCCGGATATTCAGAGTGAGCCGCTTTTTCTGAACAGAACCCAGTCCCGCTCCAAAATCAGCAAGGAAAGGATATCCTTTCTCGGCGTGCCCGTCATTCTCGCCGGGAAAACCGTCGGGGTGCTCAGTGTCGACAGGTTGTTCGGCATGGATGTTTCCTTTGAGGAAGACATACGGTTTCTGTCCATGCTGGCCACCTTGATCGGTCAGTTCCTCAGTCTCAACCGGGCCATTATCCGGAAAGAGGCGGTGTTGGTCGAGGAAAACAAAAGTTTGAAGGCGGAATTGCATGGTCGCTATAACCGGCATTACATCATCGGTCAGAGCAAGCCCATGCAGGGGTTGTTCTGGAGTATCGAGAAGGTGGCGCCCAGCCGGGCGACCGTGCTGTTGCTCGGCGAGTCGGGAACCGGCAAGGAGCTGGTGGCGCGCGCTCTTCATCAGGCCAGCCCCCGTAAGGACAAGGTGTTTATCAAGGTAAACTGTGCCGCCCTGCCGGAGAACCTGCTGGAAAGCGAACTGCTGGGCCATGAAAAAGGCGCTTTTACCGGCGCGGTGAGTTCGAAGCCGGGTCGTTTCGAGCTGGCCGACGGCGGCACCCTTTTTCTTGATGAAATAGGCGAGTTACCCCTTGCCCTGCAGGCCAAACTGTTGCGGGTTTTGCAGGAAAGCCAGTTTGAGCGTTTGGGCGGCACCAGGACATTGACCGTGGATGTGCGGCTCATTGCCGCCACCAATGTGCGGCTGGAAGATGCCGTGGAGGCGGGGCGATTTCGCAACGATCTCTATTATCGACTCAATGTCGTGCCGCTTACCCTTCCGCCCCTGCGGCAAAGGCGGGAGGATATCCCGCTTTTGCTCGATCATTTTCTCCGTTCAAGCAACAAGCGCAATGAAAAAGGGGTCAAATTAACCAGGGAATTTCTCGATTTTCTTACTGATTACGACTGGCCGGGTAATGTGCGGGAGTTGCAGAACCTGGTGGAAAGGCTGGTGATTTTAAACGACAGCGGCTGGCTGGAGATTGCCGATCTGCCGGATTCCCTTTTTACAAATCAGAAAATAGTCCCTGTCGTCAATTCGCCGGCAACAAGACCGGTTTCTTGCCCGCCTTCAGCCTCAGGCGGCCGGGCCTTGAAAGATATTGAGCGGGCTGAAATCGAGGCGGCATTGCAGCGCCACGGCTGGGTGCAGGCCCGGGCTGCCCGGGAGCTGGGGCTGACCCAGCGGCAGATGGGCTACCGGATGAAAAAGCTCGGCCTGGAAAAACCGCATCCGTGGTAG
- a CDS encoding nitrogenase molybdenum-iron protein subunit beta — MLLRHTPTDITERKALTINPAKTCQPIGAMYAALGIHGCLPHSHGSQGCCAYHRSTLTRHYKEPIAAATSSFTEGASVFGGQANLLQAINNIFTVYNPEVIAVHTTCLSETIGDDLPQIKKKALAEGKIPKGKHVLSASTPSYVGSHVTGFSNMVKSMAMAAEPTGKKNGKVNIIPGWVEPADMEEIKRITKIIGVKTILFPDTSGVLNGPLSGEYKMFPEGGTTMAELKSTGDSIGTLALGEWCSADAARELDAKHKVPCSVLDMPFGLKATDRFIDALRTIGGVTIPEQILHERGQLVDMISDMHQYLYGKKVALVGDPDQLIAMTEFLVSMDMKPLHVVTGTPGKKFEKRIKELTKDMGCKVNVKAKGDMFLLHQWIKNEPVDLIIGNTYCKYIARDEDLPYVRWGFPILDRQGHQYFPTVGYKGGLRLLEKILGVLLDRKDRDDPESKFELVL, encoded by the coding sequence ATGCTATTACGACATACACCCACCGACATCACCGAACGCAAGGCCTTGACCATTAACCCGGCCAAGACCTGCCAGCCCATAGGTGCCATGTATGCGGCGCTTGGCATCCACGGATGCCTGCCGCACAGCCATGGTTCCCAGGGCTGCTGCGCATACCACCGCAGCACCTTGACCCGGCACTACAAGGAGCCGATCGCCGCCGCCACCAGCTCCTTCACCGAGGGAGCCTCGGTGTTCGGAGGCCAGGCCAACCTGCTGCAGGCAATCAACAATATTTTTACCGTCTATAACCCCGAGGTTATTGCCGTCCATACCACCTGCCTGTCCGAAACCATCGGCGACGATCTGCCCCAGATCAAGAAAAAGGCCCTGGCGGAAGGCAAAATTCCCAAGGGCAAGCACGTGCTCAGCGCCTCCACCCCGAGCTATGTGGGGTCGCACGTCACCGGTTTTTCCAACATGGTCAAATCCATGGCCATGGCCGCTGAACCCACCGGCAAGAAAAACGGCAAGGTCAACATCATCCCCGGCTGGGTTGAGCCGGCCGATATGGAGGAGATCAAGCGGATCACCAAGATTATCGGCGTGAAAACGATCCTTTTCCCGGATACATCAGGCGTACTGAACGGCCCCCTGTCCGGGGAATACAAGATGTTTCCGGAGGGCGGCACCACCATGGCGGAACTCAAATCCACCGGGGACTCCATCGGCACCCTGGCCCTTGGTGAATGGTGCTCCGCCGATGCGGCCCGGGAGCTCGACGCCAAACACAAAGTTCCCTGCAGTGTGCTGGATATGCCCTTTGGCCTCAAGGCAACGGACCGTTTCATCGATGCCCTGCGGACCATCGGCGGGGTGACCATCCCTGAGCAGATTCTCCATGAACGCGGCCAGCTGGTGGACATGATTTCGGACATGCACCAGTACCTCTATGGCAAGAAAGTTGCCCTGGTGGGTGATCCGGATCAGCTCATTGCCATGACTGAATTTCTCGTTTCCATGGATATGAAGCCGCTCCATGTGGTCACCGGTACCCCGGGTAAGAAGTTTGAAAAACGGATCAAGGAGCTTACCAAGGACATGGGGTGCAAGGTCAACGTTAAGGCCAAGGGCGACATGTTCCTGCTTCATCAGTGGATCAAGAACGAACCGGTGGATTTGATCATCGGCAACACCTACTGCAAGTATATTGCCAGGGATGAGGATCTCCCCTATGTGCGCTGGGGTTTTCCCATTCTGGATCGCCAGGGCCATCAGTACTTCCCCACCGTGGGCTACAAGGGCGGACTCAGACTGCTTGAGAAGATCCTTGGCGTCCTGCTTGATCGCAAGGACCGTGACGATCCTGAATCGAAGTTTGAGCTGGTTCTTTAA
- a CDS encoding glutamine amidotransferase → MTKLAIFQHVSWEGPGKFLHSAAARCSVDCKVVKIWQDPVPDLTFYDGLIILGGGPNVDQEEQYPFLRREKEAIRSWLASDRPCLGICLGHQLLADALGAKIGPNFCHSIGFIEGHLTGNGRRHPLFSSISTHLQLFKWHGYAVLPPVPRHFHILATSKECQVEAFTLQDRPHIIGVQFDNHAAHPADVACWLRHDACWLQSLTNKNINPHRVQAEAISRHFEMQHQFEQFFENFIKIIRDKDRCF, encoded by the coding sequence ATGACAAAACTCGCCATATTCCAACATGTTTCCTGGGAAGGGCCGGGCAAATTTCTGCACAGCGCGGCAGCCCGTTGCAGCGTCGATTGCAAGGTGGTCAAAATTTGGCAAGACCCTGTTCCCGATTTAACTTTTTACGACGGACTGATTATTCTCGGCGGCGGCCCCAACGTTGACCAGGAAGAACAATATCCCTTCCTGCGCCGGGAAAAAGAGGCGATCCGCTCCTGGCTGGCAAGTGACCGGCCCTGCCTGGGCATCTGCCTCGGCCACCAGTTGCTGGCTGACGCCCTGGGCGCAAAAATCGGGCCGAATTTCTGCCACAGCATCGGATTCATCGAGGGACACCTGACAGGCAACGGGCGCCGGCACCCCCTTTTTTCCTCCATCAGCACCCACTTGCAACTGTTCAAATGGCATGGTTACGCCGTTCTCCCCCCGGTTCCCCGCCATTTTCATATTCTTGCAACCTCAAAGGAGTGCCAGGTGGAAGCGTTTACCCTGCAGGACAGACCGCACATTATCGGGGTCCAGTTCGACAACCATGCCGCCCATCCGGCGGACGTCGCCTGCTGGCTGCGGCATGATGCCTGCTGGCTGCAATCATTGACAAACAAAAACATAAATCCTCACCGGGTGCAGGCGGAGGCGATAAGCCGCCACTTTGAAATGCAGCATCAATTCGAGCAATTTTTTGAAAATTTTATTAAAATAATACGAGACAAGGACCGATGTTTCTGA
- a CDS encoding nitrogen fixation protein NifHD, with protein MLTMIRAIVRPEKADKILAALMDAGFPAVTKYSVAGRGKQRGIKIGEVTYDEIPKMMLMSVVKAEEKDFVIDTIMRTARSGEKGAFGDGKIFVTEVEESYTISSGVKENGVLPVEVPA; from the coding sequence ATGTTGACTATGATTAGAGCAATTGTAAGGCCCGAAAAGGCGGATAAAATCCTGGCAGCCCTGATGGATGCGGGTTTTCCCGCCGTGACCAAGTATTCGGTGGCAGGACGAGGGAAGCAGCGCGGTATAAAAATCGGCGAAGTCACCTATGATGAAATTCCCAAAATGATGTTGATGAGCGTGGTCAAGGCGGAGGAAAAGGATTTTGTCATCGACACCATCATGCGCACCGCCAGATCCGGCGAAAAAGGCGCCTTCGGTGACGGAAAAATTTTTGTCACCGAGGTGGAGGAATCCTACACCATCAGCTCCGGCGTTAAGGAAAACGGAGTATTACCCGTGGAGGTCCCGGCATGA
- a CDS encoding ammonia channel protein produces the protein MKKTITSFSVLAAAIFIVGLAANVFAADVPVPDKGDTSWMIVATVLVSLMTIPGLALFYGGLVRTKNMLSLLMQVFTVFSLCIVLWVIYGYSLAFTEGNAFFGGLSKIFLKGITIDSVAATFSKGVVIPELIYVFFQATFAAITPALILGAFAERMKFSAVLAFIALWFTFAYLPAAHMVWYWAGPDAYTDAEAAAKAAATAGFLFQKGALDFAGGTVVHINAAIAGLIGAFMVGKRVGYGKESMAPHSLTMTMIGASLLWVGWFGFNAGSNLEATGLAALAFGNTMTATAAAALSWLFLEWGIKGKPSMLGAASGAVAGLVAITPACGFVGIGGALVIGLLAGALCLWGVNGLKRLLGADDALDVFGVHGVGGILGALLTGIFANPALGGVGVYDYVANSVAEYSTSGQVISQLWGIGTTIVWSAVVSVIAYKVVDMVIGLRVTEEEERQGLDTSSHGESAYKY, from the coding sequence ATGAAAAAAACAATCACATCTTTCTCTGTTCTTGCCGCAGCGATTTTTATTGTCGGACTCGCGGCGAATGTCTTTGCCGCGGATGTTCCCGTCCCCGACAAAGGTGACACCTCCTGGATGATCGTGGCTACCGTCCTGGTTTCCCTGATGACCATCCCCGGCCTGGCCCTCTTTTACGGCGGCCTGGTTCGCACCAAGAATATGCTTTCCTTGTTAATGCAGGTATTTACCGTTTTTTCCCTTTGTATCGTCCTGTGGGTAATCTACGGTTACAGCCTGGCATTTACCGAGGGCAATGCCTTTTTCGGCGGATTGAGCAAGATTTTCCTCAAAGGCATAACAATTGATTCCGTTGCCGCTACCTTCAGCAAGGGCGTCGTTATCCCCGAACTCATCTACGTTTTCTTCCAGGCAACCTTTGCCGCCATTACCCCGGCCCTGATCCTCGGTGCTTTTGCCGAGCGCATGAAATTCTCCGCGGTGCTGGCCTTCATTGCCCTCTGGTTCACCTTCGCCTACCTGCCGGCCGCCCACATGGTCTGGTACTGGGCCGGGCCCGACGCCTACACCGATGCCGAGGCGGCCGCCAAGGCAGCAGCCACTGCCGGCTTTCTTTTTCAGAAAGGAGCGCTTGATTTTGCCGGCGGCACCGTGGTGCATATCAATGCGGCTATTGCGGGGCTGATCGGCGCATTCATGGTGGGCAAACGGGTTGGCTACGGCAAGGAATCCATGGCACCTCACAGTCTGACCATGACCATGATCGGCGCCTCTCTCCTCTGGGTCGGCTGGTTTGGTTTCAACGCCGGTTCCAATCTCGAAGCAACCGGTCTCGCCGCCCTTGCCTTCGGCAACACCATGACGGCGACGGCAGCGGCAGCCTTGTCCTGGCTTTTTCTTGAGTGGGGAATCAAAGGAAAACCCTCCATGCTCGGCGCTGCGTCCGGTGCCGTGGCCGGCCTGGTGGCGATCACCCCGGCCTGTGGTTTCGTCGGCATCGGCGGGGCCTTGGTTATCGGACTGCTCGCCGGTGCGCTCTGCCTTTGGGGTGTCAATGGACTCAAGCGCCTGCTCGGTGCCGACGATGCCCTTGACGTGTTCGGCGTGCACGGCGTCGGCGGCATCCTTGGCGCGCTTCTCACCGGTATTTTTGCCAATCCCGCCCTTGGCGGCGTCGGGGTCTATGACTATGTGGCAAACAGCGTTGCCGAGTACTCAACCAGCGGTCAGGTTATCAGTCAGCTGTGGGGTATCGGCACAACCATTGTCTGGTCCGCCGTTGTCTCGGTTATCGCTTACAAGGTGGTGGATATGGTTATCGGCCTCAGGGTGACCGAGGAAGAGGAAAGACAGGGTCTCGACACTTCAAGCCACGGTGAATCAGCGTATAAATATTAA
- a CDS encoding nitrogenase iron protein — translation MRKVAIYGKGGIGKSTTTQNTVAGLVELGRKVMVVGCDPKADSTRLLLGGLAQKSVLDTLREEGEDVELDDIRKAGYGGTWCVESGGPEPGVGCAGRGIITSINMLESLGAYEASEGLDYAFYDVLGDVVCGGFAMPIRDGKAEEIYIVCSGEMMAMYAANNISKGIMKFAQSGSVRLGGLICNSRAVDNEKEMIEEFAKKLGTQMIYFVPRDNDVQRAEINRKTVIEWNPAVPQADHYRGLAKAIDQNKMFVVPKPLEIEELEQLLMNYGLMEAA, via the coding sequence ATGAGAAAAGTAGCAATTTACGGCAAAGGCGGAATCGGCAAATCAACCACCACCCAGAATACCGTGGCCGGGCTGGTTGAACTGGGAAGGAAAGTCATGGTGGTGGGCTGTGATCCGAAAGCGGACTCAACCCGGCTGCTGCTCGGCGGCCTGGCCCAGAAATCGGTCCTCGACACCCTGCGCGAGGAAGGTGAAGACGTGGAACTCGATGATATCCGCAAAGCCGGTTACGGCGGCACCTGGTGCGTTGAGTCCGGAGGTCCGGAACCGGGCGTCGGCTGCGCCGGACGCGGCATCATCACCTCCATCAATATGCTGGAATCCCTCGGCGCCTATGAAGCAAGCGAGGGCCTCGATTACGCCTTCTATGATGTTCTCGGCGACGTCGTCTGCGGCGGCTTCGCCATGCCGATCCGTGACGGCAAGGCCGAGGAGATCTACATCGTCTGCTCGGGCGAGATGATGGCCATGTACGCCGCCAATAATATCAGCAAGGGTATCATGAAATTTGCCCAGTCCGGTTCGGTTCGCCTCGGCGGCCTGATCTGCAACTCCCGGGCGGTTGACAACGAAAAAGAGATGATCGAGGAGTTCGCCAAAAAACTCGGCACCCAGATGATCTACTTTGTCCCGCGGGACAATGACGTCCAGCGGGCGGAAATCAACCGCAAAACGGTTATTGAATGGAATCCGGCTGTCCCCCAGGCCGACCATTACCGTGGGCTGGCCAAGGCCATTGACCAAAACAAGATGTTCGTGGTCCCTAAGCCGCTGGAAATCGAGGAACTGGAACAACTGTTGATGAATTACGGCCTGATGGAAGCGGCCTAA
- a CDS encoding nitrogenase molybdenum-iron protein alpha chain: MATNAKKKMVQWEPSDIKAELLRQYPPKVARKRAKQIMINEAQQNDTPALTANVRTIPGIITMRGCTYAGCKGVIMGPTRDIVNLVHGPIGCSFYAWLTRRNQTDAGPDGENYMNYCFSTDMQDSDIIFGGEKKLTAAIQEAYDLFHPKSIAIFATCPVGLIGDDIHTVAKNMKEKFGDCNVYAFSCEGYKGVSQSAGHHIANNQVFRHLVGLNDEIKPGKYKINLLGEYNIGGDGFEIDRIFKKCGITCISTFSGNSTYDQFASSHTADLNAVMCHRSINYVADMMETKYGIPWVKVNFIGAKATAKSLRKIAGYFGEKELIDRVEEVIAEEMPEVEAALAEITPRTEGKTAMMFVGGSRAHHYKELFDELKMKTISAGYEFGHQDDYEGRQVLPNIKVDADSRNIEEIEVEPDETRFKPRKSDKEMKALEKKGFKFKEYDGLAPDMDKGTLIIDDLNQYEAEKLVELMRPDIFCAGIKEKYSIQKLGVPMKQLHSYDSGGPYAGFKGAINFYKEIDQLVNSKVWSYMKAPWQENPQLSASYNWE, from the coding sequence ATGGCAACAAATGCAAAGAAAAAAATGGTGCAGTGGGAACCCTCCGACATCAAGGCGGAACTCCTGCGGCAGTACCCTCCCAAGGTGGCCCGCAAACGCGCCAAACAGATAATGATCAACGAGGCCCAACAGAATGACACCCCGGCGCTCACCGCAAACGTGCGCACCATTCCGGGCATCATCACCATGCGCGGCTGTACGTATGCGGGGTGCAAAGGCGTCATCATGGGCCCGACCCGCGACATCGTCAACCTGGTACACGGCCCCATCGGCTGCAGCTTTTACGCCTGGCTCACCCGTCGTAACCAGACCGATGCCGGTCCGGACGGTGAAAATTATATGAACTACTGCTTTTCAACCGACATGCAGGACTCGGATATTATTTTCGGCGGTGAAAAAAAACTGACCGCAGCCATCCAGGAAGCGTACGACCTCTTTCATCCTAAATCCATCGCCATCTTCGCCACCTGCCCGGTGGGCCTGATCGGTGACGACATCCACACCGTGGCGAAAAACATGAAGGAAAAATTCGGCGATTGTAACGTCTATGCCTTTTCCTGCGAGGGGTACAAGGGTGTCAGTCAGTCCGCCGGCCACCATATCGCCAACAATCAGGTGTTCCGTCACCTGGTCGGTTTGAACGACGAGATCAAACCGGGCAAGTACAAGATCAACCTGCTGGGCGAGTACAACATCGGCGGCGACGGTTTCGAGATCGACCGGATCTTCAAGAAATGCGGCATCACCTGCATCTCGACCTTTTCCGGCAACTCGACTTACGACCAGTTTGCCTCCTCCCATACGGCGGATCTCAATGCCGTCATGTGCCACCGCTCCATCAACTATGTGGCGGACATGATGGAGACCAAATACGGCATTCCCTGGGTCAAGGTGAACTTCATCGGCGCCAAGGCCACGGCCAAGAGCTTGCGCAAGATCGCCGGATATTTCGGGGAAAAGGAGCTCATCGACAGGGTGGAAGAGGTTATTGCCGAGGAGATGCCCGAGGTGGAAGCGGCTTTGGCTGAAATAACCCCCCGTACCGAGGGCAAGACCGCCATGATGTTTGTCGGCGGCTCCCGGGCCCATCATTACAAGGAGCTCTTTGACGAGCTTAAGATGAAAACCATCTCAGCCGGTTATGAGTTCGGCCATCAGGATGATTATGAAGGACGCCAGGTGCTGCCCAACATCAAGGTCGACGCTGACAGCCGCAACATTGAGGAGATTGAAGTTGAGCCTGATGAGACCCGCTTCAAACCACGTAAAAGCGACAAGGAAATGAAGGCCCTTGAAAAGAAAGGCTTCAAATTCAAGGAGTATGACGGCCTTGCTCCGGACATGGACAAGGGGACACTGATTATCGACGACCTCAATCAGTACGAGGCGGAAAAACTGGTGGAACTGATGCGGCCCGACATCTTCTGCGCCGGCATCAAGGAAAAGTATTCCATCCAGAAGCTGGGTGTGCCCATGAAGCAGCTGCACAGCTATGATTCAGGCGGCCCCTATGCAGGGTTCAAGGGGGCAATCAACTTCTACAAGGAGATTGATCAACTGGTGAACTCCAAGGTCTGGAGCTACATGAAGGCTCCATGGCAGGAGAACCCGCAGCTCTCAGCATCGTATAACTGGGAATAG